Genomic window (Bacteroidota bacterium):
TGGTATAGTTTGTAAATATATTATTATTGAATTTGCTAACACCATTTTCAGTGCCAATCCAAATATTATTATTTGAATCACAAGCTAATGCAAAAACATTCTTGTCAGCTAAACCATCATTTTCAGTAAATGTAGTAAATGTATTTCCATCAAAACGTGAAACACCACTACCTACTGTAGCAATCCAGATATTCCCATTTAAATCTTCAACTAAATCGTTTAAAACATTATTCGGCAAACCATTTGTCGTATTATAATTTACAAAATTGCTACCATCAAACATTGAAAGTCCTCCCCCAATTGAGGCAAACCATAGATTCTTTTTGCTGTCAATAATTACATCCACAATTGTATCACCAGCCAATCCATCTGATCTATCATAGGTAATCCAATTATTACCATCATATTTTGTAATTCCACCACCGAATAAGCAGAACCAAAAATTGTTGGACGAATCAATTACAAAATCCGTTACATGAAAAGTTGATAAACCTGAATTATGAGGTGTATATTGTTTCCACTTTTCTTGGGAATTTCCAACAAAGAAAGTTAACAAAAATATTGCAATTATTACCATTTTTTTTAAATTTTTTAATAAAATCATTTTATTTTTTTTTAAAGGTTTTCAATAAAATCCTTAGAAAAACTTCGTGGATATTTATTGATTTTAAAATTCTTATAGCCAGTAAATTTAATAATAGTTCCAAGACCTGAAACATTATAATCTTTAACAGCTTTATTATAAGTTTTTGTATTAAATATTGTTGTTATTTCTGATTGTGAAAAACCAAAATTTGTATTTAAAAAATATTCCTGAGTTGCATTTCTTTGACTTGGAAAAATATAAATGATTTGCTTTGGATTAATATTTTTCAACTTAAGTGTTTTAGCTACTTGATAAAAAGCAGGATTGCATCTAAAACAAATATCATTATCAATAATATTTAAATATTTGGGATATACATTGTTTTTTAACAAATCATTAATATTTACTGGCTTTTCTTTTACACACATGTTGCAAGAAAATAATACAATTAGTAAAATTATCAATATTCGAAGCCTCATTTTAGTTGCTATTTATTTTGTATTTTTTTAACACTATATGTTTTTCAGTCTCAACAAGTAGGTATATAGTATTGTCTTTTTGTAATAAACTACTTGTTTTTTTGCCGATATATTTTTTCTTCAGGAATTTTTTGTTTTTATTGTCATAAATAACAAGATATTTATTACCATTAAAAATTCCGGGCTTTTTATTTACTTCATCAATATAAATTATTTTTTCTATTTCATTATTTGAACCTTGTAAAACAAAACTTTTAATTCTATGAATGGAATCAATTTGAACAGAATCAGGAATTTTAA
Coding sequences:
- a CDS encoding two-component regulator propeller domain-containing protein is translated as MILLKNLKKMVIIAIFLLTFFVGNSQEKWKQYTPHNSGLSTFHVTDFVIDSSNNFWFCLFGGGITKYDGNNWITYDRSDGLAGDTIVDVIIDSKKNLWFASIGGGLSMFDGSNFVNYNTTNGLPNNVLNDLVEDLNGNIWIATVGSGVSRFDGNTFTTFTENDGLADKNVFALACDSNNNIWIGTENGVSKFNNNIFTNYTTADGLSGNDINSITFDNEKNIWFNTVNGATKFNGHTWTSYDKSNGLCDNWIWVTFQDSRGNYWFGSNYKGVTKFNGNIFKDYSVTDGLTHICIKQILEDNEGNIWFATLGGISMYQYSSSINNLEKLKFEIITNNNKIKIKGIDNQHHSFKINLFTTSGKLVLEDIFEGDSYQCKLIPGIYIYSIFENDKYYNGKIIIKN